The Meiothermus sp. genome segment CGCCATGTTCGAGGCCGTACACGGCAGCGCGCCGGATATTGCCGGCAAGGGCATCGCCAACCCCTCCGGGCTGTTGCAAGGCGCCATTCTGATGCTGGTGCATATTGGGCAGCCCGAGGCCGCCGCCCGCATCAAGAATGCCTGGCTCAAAACCCTGGAGGACGGCATCCACACGGCCGACATCTACGACGAGCGGGTCAGCGAGAAAAAAGTGGGTACCGAAGCGTTTGCCCAGGCCGTGATCGAGCGGCTGGGCCAGCTGCCTGAGCGCCTGCGACCGGCCAGGTTCGGCGAGGCCAGCAAGGAGCCCATGGTGCCCCTAATGGTTCGCAACCCAAAACCGGCTCAAAAGGAGCTGGTGGGCATTGACGTATTTTTTAACTGGCGCGGCACCAAGCCCGAGGAGCTGGCCCAGCTATTGGAGCCGCTTTCCACCGACAAGCTCAGGCTGGCGCTCATCACCAACCGCGGCGTGAAGGTATGGCCGGGGGGCTTCCCCGAGACCTTCCGTACCGACCACTGGCGGGGGCGTTTTATGGCCCAGAACGGAAGTCCCAACCATAACGATATTGTGGAGCTGCTGGGCAAAATTGCCGCCGCCGGGATGGACTTCATCAAGACCGAACACCTCTATAACTTTGATGGCAAGCCGGGCTATTCGCTGGGGCAAGGGCAGTAGAGCAGACCAGATAGGCGCGCAATCGAAACCTACCTTGACACCCATCGCATCAAGCTTATTTGAAGGGAATAAAGCCTACACGGGGGTCGCGACACCCCACATGGTTTATTCCGCCATTTGCTACCTTAGCCTAACCCACCCCCGCAATCTTGAGGAGGGTGCGTGATTGGAGTAGATTGGCTGCGCAGAGGTTGAGGTTCACGCAGCTGAGGAAGGCCCAGTAGCTCTTGCGCTCCAGGCGGTCTAAGTGCCTATGCATTAAGCTATCCACATGCCGGCCCCTCTTCGCATCCACTTGACCCCAGAGGAGGACGCCCAGCTCCGGGAGCTGGAGACCAACCCCGTGGTCCCCTTCAAGGTTCGGCGCCGCGCTCAGGCGGTGCGGCTGGCCGCCCAGGGGTGGACCGCCCCCCGGATCGCCTGCCACCTGGGCCTGGACCGCTCCACCCTTCACCGCGATCTCCGGCGGTGGCTGGAAAAGGGAATAGAGGGCCTTGAGGACGGCAAGTCCCCCGGGGCCAGTCCCCGCTGGATCCCCGCCATGAGCGCCTTCCTGCGAGAGCTTTTGCAGGGGAAGGAAGCCTGGATGCGTAATTCAGCTCCAAGCGAGCCAGGATTTCAAAGCCATCCGAGCCGCGATTTCAGGTGATCCCGAGTCAAGATTTCAGGGTCGAGCCAGCCGGGTAAGCTAACGCCGCGAGAAACGTCATATGGTGTGAACCTCTACGGAGGGATTCATGCCAGGAAAGCGAGTCTCGATGCGGAAAATACGGGAGGTACTAAGGCTGAAGTGGGGGCTTGGGGTCGAGGAGCGCGACATCGCGCTCAGCGTCCGGCTGAGTAGAAGCACCATCTGGGAGTACGTGCGGCGGGCCAAGGAAGCGGGCCTGAGCTGGCCGTTGCCCCAGGATTTGGACGATGTGTCGCTCGAAGCCAGGCTGTTCAAGTCCAGCCTGGGGCGGGGTGTGGAGCGTCCCGAACCCGACTGGTCGCACATCCACCAGGAGCGCAAGCGTCCCGGTGTGACGCTGCTGAAGCTGTGGCAAGAATATGCTGCCGCCCAGCCCGAGGGAACCGCCTACGGGTACGTGACCTTCACCACGAAGTACCGCGATTGGCGCGGGAGCTTGGACGCGACCATGCGCCTGGATCACAAGGCGGGCGACAAGCTGTTCGTGGATTACGCTGGTCAAACGCTGGGCATCACCGACCCTGCCACGGGCGAGGTGCGGCAAGCCCAGGTCTTCGTGGCTACACTGGCTGCCAGCAGTTACACCTATGTCGAGGTCACCGAGAGCCAGGGCATAGCCGATAGCCGGCACGCTCGTCACCGCCGGCATCCTGTACCTCAGCTGGCGGGCCCTTGCCCGCCTGGTAAATTAAGTCACAGTGCTCCCCGACCCCTCGACCTCGATAGTCGAGGGGTCATCCATTTGGAGCCCCCGCAAGGCCAGCCAGGCCGCCTGCAGTTCGGCCTCCCCCGGCTCGGCCAGCGAGTAGCGCTGGAAGCGGTAGGCCAGCGCCAGCAGCCTGCGAGAGAGCGGGTGTTCGGGATTGCGGTTCATCCAGCGGAAGAGCGGCAGGACCGGCAGCAGGGTCAGGGGATGAAGCCACCAGGGCAAAAATAGCAGCAGCGGGGAGAGCGGCAGGTAGAGCAGCAGCCACAAGGCGGCCAGGTTGCTCCCGCAGGCCGGGTGCAAGAGCGGCTGCCGCCGGATTCCTTCCCGGCTGACCTCGCCCCGCTCGAAGGCCCAGATCGTCTTGTGCTCGGCCCCGTGGTAGCGGGCCATGCGCCCTAAAGCCTGGCGGAAGGGGGGGTAGAAGTAGTACAGGCCCAGCCACATCAACGCCAGCAGGGCGGTGCCCAAGAGCGACATCTGCCACAGGGGCAGCGACGTCCCCGCGCGTATGTACGCTCCCAAAGGAAGTCCTATGACAGTCCCCGCCAGCGCCCCCGCCAGCGCGTAGCGCATCTCGTCCTGCGCCGGGTAGGTCTTGTACAGGGCCCTGTAGCTTTCAAAAAGCAGCGTCCACAGGCCCAGGAAGCCCTTTGTGGGGCCCTTGAGCTCGCGGGTGTAAAGCTGCAAACTTCCGCTTTGGTCGTAGTAGCCCAGGGCCACCTGCTTGCGGCTCAACAGCACCACCCCGTGGGGCAGGGCCATGCCGCCGATGAGTTCATTGGCGTTCATGCCCTGATGTTACAGGGAAAAAAGCCGCCCGCCGGGCCAGATGAGAACTTCATTCCTTGAGGCTCAGCACGCTGGCGACCCCGGTGCGCCGGGCCACCTCCTGGGGGGAGAGGCCCTGCTGCAAGTACCGCCGCACCGCCCGCCAGCGCAGCGCCCCGGTGGGGCGCGGGTGGTCCAGCCCGCTCATCTCCAGGGCCCGCACCAGCAGCCCGTCCAGGGTGTCGCGGTTGAGGGGTCGGCCCAGCCCGCCTTTTTTGGGGGTCATGCGCAGGAAGAGGTAGGGGGAGGGCAGCGGGGCCAGGCTGGCCACGCTCTCGCGGTCTTCCAGATACTCCAGCAAGGCCTCCGTCGCTTCTTTGGAAAGCGGCACGCTGCGGGCTTTCTGCCCCCGTACCCGCAAGACCCGCGCGGCGGGCTGGAAGTCCTCCAGGCGCAGGGCAAAGAGTTCTTTGGGCCAGACCCCGGCCTCGCCCAGCAGGTACAGCACCGCCACCCCCAGCCGCCGCAGCCGCCCTTCGGGGTGACTCTTTCACGGATGATGCGCGCAAGGCCAGAACACCCCCGGGCGCCCTGGGCCATGCCAGCCCCTCTCTCTCTAGAAACGTAGGTCGTTGAGTTTCCAGTAAGCCGGGGTACCCTTCAGCTTCTCGTTCTTCTGGATCAGGTCCCAGGCGGTGCGCCCGGCCAGGGTCCGGGCCTTGGGGTCGGCCCCCATCTCGAGCAGGGCCAGCACCGCCCCGGGATTGTCGCCCAAAGACGCCGCCCAGTGCAGCGGCGTCCAGCCGTCCTTGTCTCGGGCATTAACACCGGCCCCCAGTCGAACCAGGGTGGCGATGGTCTCGGGATTGGGGTTGTGAGTCGCTGTCACGTGCAGCGGCGTCCTACCGTCCTTGTCCCGGGCATTAACATCGGCCCCCAGTCGAACCAGGGTGGCGATGGCCTCGGGGTTGGGGTTGAAGGCCGCCGCCCCGTGCAGCGGCGTCCAGCCGACCGTGTTCCGGGCATTAACATCGGCCCCCAGTCGAACCAGGATGGCGATGGCCTCGGGGTTGGGGTTGAGGAGAGCCGCCACGTACAGCGGCGTCGAGCCGGTCGTGGCCCGGGCGTTGACATCGGCCCCCAGCCGAACCAGGGTGGCGATGGCCTCGGGATTGTTGCTGAGAGCCGCCGCCCTGTGCAGCGGCGTCACGCCGTTCGTGTCCCGGGCGTCCACCTTCGCGCCCTGCTGCACCGCGCGCTCCACGTCGGCGGGGGTAGCGATCCGCCAGAACTCGGGGTCCAGTAGAGGGTTGGCCAGTGCGAGGCTGGCGCAAAGGGCCAGCAGGCCGGTTAGCAGGGCAGTCGGTTTTGTGCGCATAGCTCCATTCTGACATCTCCGCAGTCGGGACACGAGGGGGCAGCGGTCTGCGGGCTGCACCGATGGCGGGTCTACCCGCTCAGGGCCTCATGGTAGCAGAAGCAGGCCCGCTCCTCATCGAGGTGGCCCAGGAGCAGCAGCGAGAGCATCAGCGGTCCGATGCCGAGCACCTCGGAAGAAAAAACGGAGCGGTGCCTGCCGACCCCTGGTTCGTCTATGCGGTTCCACCGATCAGCCGCTCACTGCCACAAGCCGCTTCTCGAGACCGTCCACACACTCGATCAGGTCTTGGGCGACGAGAGCTTAGATCTCATCATAACCTCGCCACCCTTCGGCCTGGTGCGGAAAAAGAACTACGTTGACATTCCCGGCGGGCAGCCGGGTGAGCCTTGCGGCTCTCCCAGCCCCCTCAGAACCGTGCGTGCGACTTTCACCACACACGGCTCAGGCCCTCAAGCTTTTGTACCTAACTCTCTGATGGCGCGCGAGATGACATCGGCGATGCACCAACATCCGGTTGTCCAACGTATTCTGTCCCCCAGTGTGACGAAGAAATGTACAATCCTGAGCAGTGGACACACTGGAGTTGTTACGTATCAACCTGCTCTCCCCTGCCGTGCTGGCCTTTGCCCTGGGCATCACGGCCACCCTGGTCAAGTCCGACCTCAAAATTCCCGATGCGCTCTACACCACTCTATCCATTTATTTACTTTTAGCCATCGGCCTTAAGGGTGGTTCTGCACTTTCCACCACACCCTTTGCTGAGCTGTGGAAGCCAGCTCTGGCTACATTAATCCTGAGCGTGCTCACGCCCCTGCTTTCCTACGTTGCATTACGTCGGCTGGGGCGCTTTGATGTAGTAAACGCTGCTGCCATCGCGGCCCACTACGGCTCGGTCTCGGCCGTAACCTTCATTGCTGCCACTGCATTCATGCAGGCAGCGCAGCAGCCCGTAGAGGGCTTTTTGCCCACCCTGGTGGCTATTCTGGAAGTCCCGGCCATCGTGATTGCGCTGCTAATCGCCCGGCGTAGCCTGGGCGAAGGCTCCCTGGGCGAGGCCTTACGCGAGATTTTTGCCGGAAAGAGCGTTTTGCTGCTGGTAGGCGGATCGCTGATGGGCTTTTTGGCTGGGCCAGAGGGCCTCAAGCAGATTGCTCCGGTGTTCGTGGATCCCTTCCGGGGGGTGCTGGTATTGTTCTTGCTCGAGCTCGGCATGGTAGCCGCCAAGCGCTTTCGCGATCTGCGCACGGTAGGGGTTTTTTTAATTGGCTTTGGCGTTGTGATGCCGCTCATACAGGGGGCCCTGGGTGTGTGGCTGGGCAGCCTGGCCGGCATGTCGGTGGGGGGGGCTATGGTGCTGGGCACCATGGCTGCCAGTGCTTCGTACATTGCCGCTCCAGCCGCCGTGCGCATTGCCCTGCCGCAGGCCAATCCCAGCTACTACCTCACCGCCTCGCTGGGCATCACCTTTCCCTTCAATCTGACCCTGGGAATCCCTATCTATTTTGCGCTTTCCCGCTGGCTGCACGGAGGTAGCTAATGGCTTTGGTCTCGCTCAAGCTGGTCACCATCATTGCAGAAGGCTTTCTGGAAGAGAAACTCGTTCGGGAGGTCAAGAAGCTTGGGGCCAAGGGCTATACCATTACACCCGCCCGGGGCGAGGGCAGCCGGGGGGTGCGGGCCAGCGAGTGGGAGGGAAATAACATTCGTCTGGAAACAATTGTGAGCCCTTCTGTGGCGGAAAAAATCCTCAATCGGCTGGCGGAGGTCTACTTTGCCAACTACGCCGTAGTTGCTTTTGTCGAAAATGTAGAGGTGGTGCGAGGCGATAAATACACGTAGCCTCCCTTCATCACCATTTTTAGGTAATGTTCGGGTTGGGTGAGCACTCGGATGTCCTCGAGCGGGTTTCCCTCCAC includes the following:
- a CDS encoding helix-turn-helix domain-containing protein; its protein translation is MPAPLRIHLTPEEDAQLRELETNPVVPFKVRRRAQAVRLAAQGWTAPRIACHLGLDRSTLHRDLRRWLEKGIEGLEDGKSPGASPRWIPAMSAFLRELLQGKEAWMRNSAPSEPGFQSHPSRDFR
- a CDS encoding DUF1385 domain-containing protein, translated to MNANELIGGMALPHGVVLLSRKQVALGYYDQSGSLQLYTRELKGPTKGFLGLWTLLFESYRALYKTYPAQDEMRYALAGALAGTVIGLPLGAYIRAGTSLPLWQMSLLGTALLALMWLGLYYFYPPFRQALGRMARYHGAEHKTIWAFERGEVSREGIRRQPLLHPACGSNLAALWLLLYLPLSPLLLFLPWWLHPLTLLPVLPLFRWMNRNPEHPLSRRLLALAYRFQRYSLAEPGEAELQAAWLALRGLQMDDPSTIEVEGSGSTVT
- a CDS encoding site-specific integrase, with protein sequence MLYLLGEAGVWPKELFALRLEDFQPAARVLRVRGQKARSVPLSKEATEALLEYLEDRESVASLAPLPSPYLFLRMTPKKGGLGRPLNRDTLDGLLVRALEMSGLDHPRPTGALRWRAVRRYLQQGLSPQEVARRTGVASVLSLKE
- a CDS encoding ankyrin repeat domain-containing protein, which produces MRTKPTALLTGLLALCASLALANPLLDPEFWRIATPADVERAVQQGAKVDARDTNGVTPLHRAAALSNNPEAIATLVRLGADVNARATTGSTPLYVAALLNPNPEAIAILVRLGADVNARNTVGWTPLHGAAAFNPNPEAIATLVRLGADVNARDKDGRTPLHVTATHNPNPETIATLVRLGAGVNARDKDGWTPLHWAASLGDNPGAVLALLEMGADPKARTLAGRTAWDLIQKNEKLKGTPAYWKLNDLRF
- a CDS encoding HNH endonuclease signature motif containing protein, translated to MPRAKASTAGESRLIRNNSSVSTAQDCTFLRHTGGQNTLDNRMLVHRRCHLARHQRVRYKSLRA
- a CDS encoding sodium-dependent bicarbonate transport family permease, with translation MDTLELLRINLLSPAVLAFALGITATLVKSDLKIPDALYTTLSIYLLLAIGLKGGSALSTTPFAELWKPALATLILSVLTPLLSYVALRRLGRFDVVNAAAIAAHYGSVSAVTFIAATAFMQAAQQPVEGFLPTLVAILEVPAIVIALLIARRSLGEGSLGEALREIFAGKSVLLLVGGSLMGFLAGPEGLKQIAPVFVDPFRGVLVLFLLELGMVAAKRFRDLRTVGVFLIGFGVVMPLIQGALGVWLGSLAGMSVGGAMVLGTMAASASYIAAPAAVRIALPQANPSYYLTASLGITFPFNLTLGIPIYFALSRWLHGGS
- a CDS encoding P-II family nitrogen regulator, with protein sequence MALVSLKLVTIIAEGFLEEKLVREVKKLGAKGYTITPARGEGSRGVRASEWEGNNIRLETIVSPSVAEKILNRLAEVYFANYAVVAFVENVEVVRGDKYT